The following are encoded in a window of Telmatobacter sp. DSM 110680 genomic DNA:
- a CDS encoding cupin domain-containing protein produces the protein MISRRDLMVAMVTTACTLGGLAIAEELPMMGSSVFDWNTVTVEPTEVGSVRSFFKVRTPTLEQLEVHVTTLNPGKSPHPPHRHPNEEMIIVREGTVEALINGEWKRVGPGSVIFFASNQLHGLRNVGTNPAVYHVINWKTAATPAETPH, from the coding sequence ATGATCAGTCGAAGAGATTTGATGGTTGCGATGGTGACGACGGCTTGTACATTGGGCGGGCTCGCAATTGCCGAAGAACTGCCCATGATGGGCTCGTCAGTCTTCGATTGGAATACCGTGACGGTAGAGCCGACTGAAGTGGGGTCGGTGCGGTCGTTCTTCAAGGTGCGTACACCGACGCTGGAGCAGCTTGAAGTGCACGTCACTACGCTCAATCCGGGGAAATCGCCGCATCCTCCGCATCGTCATCCGAATGAGGAGATGATTATTGTTCGGGAAGGGACGGTGGAGGCGTTAATCAATGGAGAGTGGAAGCGCGTCGGGCCAGGGTCGGTGATCTTCTTTGCTTCGAACCAATTGCATGGGCTGAGAAATGTGGGTACCAACCCGGCGGTGTATCACGTCATCAACTGGAAAACAGCGGCAACGCCTGCTGAAACTCCTCATTAA
- a CDS encoding alpha-1,4-glucan--maltose-1-phosphate maltosyltransferase, with protein MAMITKATDGRKRVIIEGITPQVDCGRFPAKRTVGDQVHVEADIFTDGHDAIAASLLAHREGSDSWTEIPMKALVNDRWEASFRVSELGRYGYKVQGWVDHFETWRRDLLKRIKAESDAAVDYLIGADLVAHAAERASGGDALWLRERAAVLRSGKSTSELRIHATDPMLLELVLRYPDKRFATESSPELTIVVDPVRARFSSWYEFFPRSTAETAGAHGTFADCEKRLPYVAEMGFNVVYMPPIHPIGRMFRKGPNNNPESQPGDFGSPWAIGASEGGHKEILNDLGTVADFKHFVAKAKELDLSIALDIAFQSAPDHPYVKKHENWFKKRPDGTIQYAENPPKKYQDIYPFDFESEDWKGMWDELKSVFMYWIGMGVTIFRVDNPHTKAFPFWEWAIAEIKRDHPEVLFLAEAFTRPKIMYRLAKLGFSQSYTYFPWRNGKQEITAYLTELAQTPVREFFRPNQWPNTPDILTEFLQMGGRPAFVIRLLLAATLGANYGIYGPAFELQENRPVKHGSEEYLNSEKYEIRHWDLERPDSLRNLIARVNAIRNDNPALQNDWSLKFHATDNDQLLCYSKESDDRSNLLITVVNLDPHHTQAGFVTLPLDELEIPPDRSFEAEDLLSGERYLWQGPRNYVELSPAKVSGHILKIHRRMRVETDFEYFL; from the coding sequence ATGGCAATGATCACAAAAGCAACCGACGGACGCAAGCGCGTCATCATTGAAGGCATCACGCCGCAGGTGGATTGCGGCCGTTTCCCCGCAAAACGCACCGTGGGCGACCAGGTTCACGTAGAGGCCGATATCTTTACAGATGGCCACGACGCGATTGCGGCATCTCTTCTTGCCCATCGCGAAGGTTCAGATTCCTGGACCGAGATTCCCATGAAGGCGTTAGTAAATGACCGTTGGGAGGCGTCGTTTCGCGTTTCAGAGTTAGGACGCTATGGCTACAAGGTGCAGGGGTGGGTGGATCACTTTGAAACCTGGCGGCGCGACCTGCTAAAGCGCATCAAGGCCGAGAGCGATGCTGCGGTCGACTATCTTATCGGCGCAGACCTCGTAGCGCATGCCGCTGAAAGAGCCAGTGGTGGAGACGCCTTGTGGCTGCGCGAACGCGCGGCTGTCTTGCGTTCAGGAAAATCGACGAGCGAACTTCGGATTCATGCGACCGATCCAATGCTGCTCGAGCTGGTATTGCGCTATCCCGACAAGCGGTTTGCGACCGAATCGAGTCCAGAGTTGACGATCGTGGTCGATCCAGTGCGCGCGCGATTCAGCTCCTGGTACGAATTCTTTCCGCGCTCGACGGCGGAAACAGCAGGTGCTCACGGAACTTTTGCCGACTGCGAGAAACGGCTTCCCTATGTTGCGGAGATGGGTTTCAACGTTGTGTACATGCCGCCAATTCATCCCATCGGTCGAATGTTCCGCAAAGGTCCGAATAACAATCCTGAGTCGCAGCCGGGCGACTTTGGGAGTCCATGGGCAATCGGTGCCAGCGAAGGCGGACACAAGGAAATCCTCAACGACCTGGGAACGGTAGCGGATTTCAAGCACTTTGTCGCGAAAGCCAAAGAGCTCGACCTGTCAATCGCGCTGGACATTGCGTTCCAGTCGGCGCCCGATCACCCCTACGTAAAGAAACACGAGAACTGGTTCAAGAAACGGCCAGACGGCACCATTCAGTACGCGGAAAATCCGCCAAAGAAATATCAAGACATCTACCCCTTCGATTTTGAAAGCGAAGACTGGAAGGGAATGTGGGACGAGTTGAAGAGCGTCTTCATGTACTGGATCGGCATGGGCGTTACCATCTTTCGCGTCGACAATCCGCACACTAAGGCGTTTCCTTTCTGGGAGTGGGCGATCGCGGAGATCAAGCGCGACCATCCTGAGGTGCTCTTTCTTGCGGAAGCATTTACGCGGCCGAAGATTATGTACCGTCTTGCCAAATTGGGTTTCAGCCAGTCCTACACCTATTTCCCGTGGCGCAATGGAAAGCAAGAGATTACCGCGTACCTCACGGAATTGGCGCAAACACCGGTGCGCGAGTTTTTCCGGCCTAACCAATGGCCGAACACTCCGGACATTCTCACGGAATTCCTGCAAATGGGCGGCAGGCCTGCCTTCGTCATTCGGCTGTTGTTAGCGGCTACGCTTGGAGCGAACTACGGAATCTACGGTCCTGCCTTCGAGTTGCAGGAGAACAGGCCGGTGAAGCATGGCAGCGAAGAGTATTTGAATTCAGAAAAATACGAGATCCGGCACTGGGATCTTGAACGGCCCGACAGTTTGCGCAACCTGATTGCCCGCGTAAATGCAATTCGCAATGACAATCCTGCGCTGCAGAATGACTGGTCTCTGAAATTCCACGCCACAGACAACGATCAACTGCTTTGCTACAGCAAGGAGTCGGATGATCGCTCGAACCTGCTAATCACAGTCGTCAATCTCGATCCGCACCACACCCAGGCTGGATTTGTGACCTTGCCGCTGGACGAATTGGAAATTCCGCCGGATCGCAGCTTCGAGGCCGAAGATCTGCTCTCTGGCGAGCGATACTTGTGGCAAGGCCCGCGCAATTACGTCGAGCTCAGCCCGGCGAAGGTGTCAGGCCATATTCTCAAAATCCATCGGCGGATGAGGGTGGAGACGGATTTTGAATACTTCCTCTAA
- the treS gene encoding maltose alpha-D-glucosyltransferase, giving the protein MKKIASATDPLWYKDAIIYELHIRAFADSNNDGIGDFQGLISKLDYLQDLGVTCIWILPFFPSPLRDDGYDIANYTDVNPSYGTLSDFKQFLDAAHQRNMQVMIELVINHTSDQHPWFKAARLAPPGSPEREMYVWSQTDQVYKNARIIFTDTEKSNWTWDEVAQAYYWHRFFSHQPDLNWDNPRVMEEVLKAMRFWLDMGVDALRMDAIPYLVERDGTSCENLPETHHVIKAIRAAIDVDYANRLILAEANQWPADVRPYFGDGDECHMAFHFPLMPRIYMALRQEDRLPITDIMAQTPPIPDSCQWGLFLRNHDELTLEMVTDDERDYMYFAYSADPRMRINVGIRRRLAPLVDNNRRRIELLNSLLLSFPGTPILYYGDEIGMGDNIYLGDRNGVRTPMQWTSDRNAGFSKCDPARLYFPVVMDPIYGYQVVNVEAQQADQSSLLQWTRNMIALRKLFQVFGRGTLSFLNPSNRKILAYLREFEQDYGTHEIVLCVANLSRFAQPVSLDLAAFEGMEPVEMLGYVPFPTITAAPYQLTLAPYSFLWLELQPASSGTRTLPEPQLVPVADPNGAEVTVVDLVAAGWSGLLSGNGLAQIEAALPAWLPRQRWFGAKSRRIQSARILQWADLSIAEPGIQSPKSGRSIDTDILALAVFFVEITYFDGEPDIYQLPLAISAGQQADAVTAERSDSILTTLTSTSGIAVLHDATVRQDFRRIELALIERSASVPLTSVSVPASLNGLETEPTSAAPNSVISSAGEAALPAQPLPLHVQPGEAAAGGPEDRTLASSAHTPDQAIDSFAMPASGTPGSILSAHASTAFRGTKLEQPLSSRVGSAEQSNTSILYANALILKLFRRLQTGENPDVEIGKFLTEVAHFKRIPPFLGEISVTSHTGEKTTVAMLQGLVANEGDGWAWFLRHLSEFYTSVGSNADVPDLPVPRFEGATTDPARMPQSAQRSVEASSLLGRRTAEMHLALSCSATDPAFEPEPCSSDDLQSDAHQIETSIRSALESLKSKFSTLDESAADGAALLLTKRSELLEQSRNLSTLSAAGQRIRIHGDYHLGQTLRTHAEGESLESDGDFVLLDFEGEPARPLSQRRRKQSPLKDVAGMLRSFSYVAFAGLKEFQATNPGTSQTDAVNLSNWARAWQDSASAAFLQAYRETIAKRPELLPNPSETQSLLDAYVLEKAFYELMYELNNRPAWIHIPITGILSLCK; this is encoded by the coding sequence GTGAAGAAAATTGCAAGCGCTACTGATCCGCTCTGGTACAAAGACGCGATCATTTACGAGTTGCACATCCGCGCCTTTGCAGACTCGAATAATGACGGGATCGGCGATTTTCAAGGGCTCATTTCAAAGCTTGACTACCTTCAGGACCTTGGCGTCACCTGCATCTGGATTCTGCCCTTCTTTCCCTCTCCGCTCCGCGACGACGGGTACGACATCGCCAACTACACCGATGTCAATCCGTCGTATGGAACGTTAAGTGACTTCAAGCAGTTTCTGGATGCAGCCCATCAGCGCAACATGCAGGTGATGATCGAGCTGGTCATCAACCACACCAGCGATCAGCATCCCTGGTTCAAGGCGGCACGCCTCGCGCCACCCGGCTCGCCTGAACGCGAAATGTACGTCTGGTCGCAAACAGATCAGGTTTACAAAAACGCGCGAATCATCTTTACCGATACTGAAAAATCGAACTGGACGTGGGATGAGGTTGCTCAAGCCTACTACTGGCATCGCTTCTTTTCGCATCAGCCAGATCTCAACTGGGACAATCCGCGCGTGATGGAGGAAGTTCTGAAGGCCATGCGCTTCTGGTTGGACATGGGCGTGGACGCGCTGCGCATGGACGCCATTCCTTACCTGGTGGAGCGCGATGGAACTTCATGCGAAAACCTTCCGGAGACGCATCACGTCATCAAGGCAATCCGTGCCGCCATTGATGTCGACTACGCCAATCGGCTGATTCTTGCCGAAGCCAATCAGTGGCCCGCTGATGTGCGGCCTTATTTCGGAGATGGGGATGAGTGCCACATGGCATTTCATTTTCCACTGATGCCGCGGATTTATATGGCTCTGCGTCAGGAGGATCGGCTGCCTATCACGGACATCATGGCGCAGACTCCTCCCATTCCCGATAGTTGCCAGTGGGGCCTGTTTCTTCGCAATCACGACGAGTTGACACTAGAGATGGTAACGGACGACGAGCGCGACTACATGTACTTTGCGTATTCGGCTGATCCGCGCATGCGTATCAACGTTGGCATTCGGCGCAGGCTCGCTCCGCTGGTCGACAACAACAGGCGTCGCATTGAGCTGCTCAATTCCCTGCTCCTCAGTTTTCCGGGAACGCCGATCCTCTATTACGGCGATGAGATCGGGATGGGCGACAACATCTATCTGGGCGACCGTAACGGAGTGCGCACTCCGATGCAGTGGACATCGGACCGCAATGCTGGCTTCTCGAAGTGCGACCCGGCACGGCTTTACTTTCCAGTCGTGATGGATCCCATTTATGGATACCAGGTAGTGAACGTGGAGGCGCAGCAGGCTGATCAATCGAGCTTGCTGCAATGGACGCGCAACATGATTGCGCTCCGCAAGCTCTTCCAGGTGTTCGGTCGTGGAACGCTGAGTTTTCTCAACCCGTCAAACCGGAAGATCCTGGCCTATCTTCGCGAATTCGAGCAGGATTACGGTACACACGAGATTGTCCTATGCGTCGCCAATCTAAGCCGCTTCGCACAACCTGTCTCGCTTGATCTTGCGGCGTTTGAGGGGATGGAGCCGGTGGAGATGCTGGGCTACGTGCCCTTTCCGACTATCACCGCCGCGCCTTATCAACTGACGCTTGCCCCATATTCCTTCTTATGGCTTGAACTTCAGCCCGCAAGTTCAGGAACGAGAACTTTGCCGGAGCCACAGCTCGTTCCGGTGGCGGACCCCAATGGAGCAGAAGTGACCGTAGTCGATCTGGTGGCGGCGGGATGGTCGGGTCTGCTCTCAGGGAATGGACTGGCACAGATCGAGGCCGCATTGCCCGCCTGGCTGCCTCGTCAACGCTGGTTCGGCGCGAAGAGTAGGAGGATCCAATCGGCACGCATATTGCAATGGGCCGATCTTTCCATCGCCGAGCCGGGAATACAGAGTCCAAAATCAGGCAGATCTATTGACACGGATATTCTTGCGCTCGCAGTTTTCTTTGTCGAAATTACCTATTTTGACGGCGAGCCCGATATATACCAGTTGCCGCTCGCAATCAGCGCCGGCCAACAGGCAGATGCGGTAACTGCGGAACGTTCCGACAGCATTCTTACAACCCTGACATCGACGTCTGGCATAGCAGTTCTGCACGATGCTACTGTCCGTCAGGATTTTCGCCGGATTGAACTCGCGCTTATCGAACGAAGCGCATCGGTTCCGCTTACCAGCGTCTCAGTACCTGCCTCATTGAACGGACTTGAAACCGAGCCAACATCGGCCGCACCGAACTCTGTCATCTCATCGGCAGGTGAGGCAGCGCTTCCAGCACAGCCATTGCCGCTGCATGTGCAGCCGGGCGAGGCCGCTGCCGGTGGTCCGGAAGATAGGACCTTGGCATCATCGGCCCACACGCCAGATCAAGCAATCGATTCTTTCGCCATGCCAGCATCTGGCACTCCGGGTTCGATACTCAGTGCGCACGCTTCAACAGCGTTCCGCGGAACGAAACTTGAGCAGCCTTTGTCTTCGCGGGTCGGGTCTGCCGAACAATCGAATACCTCAATCCTCTACGCAAATGCCTTGATCTTGAAGCTCTTCAGGCGCCTGCAAACGGGGGAGAATCCAGATGTGGAAATTGGAAAGTTCCTCACCGAGGTCGCGCATTTCAAACGGATCCCTCCATTTCTCGGCGAGATTTCGGTAACTTCGCACACGGGCGAAAAAACGACCGTCGCGATGCTGCAAGGCTTGGTGGCCAATGAAGGGGACGGCTGGGCGTGGTTCCTCCGCCACCTGAGCGAGTTTTACACGAGTGTCGGATCCAATGCTGACGTGCCCGATCTTCCTGTACCCAGATTCGAAGGCGCTACAACTGATCCAGCTCGGATGCCGCAATCGGCCCAGCGATCCGTAGAAGCTTCGTCACTTCTAGGTCGCCGCACGGCCGAGATGCACCTTGCGTTAAGCTGCTCCGCGACTGATCCCGCGTTTGAGCCGGAGCCTTGTTCGAGCGATGATCTGCAATCCGATGCTCACCAGATTGAGACGTCGATACGATCCGCGTTGGAATCGCTAAAATCAAAGTTCTCAACACTCGATGAGTCCGCAGCCGACGGAGCCGCCCTTCTCCTTACAAAGCGTTCGGAGTTGCTGGAACAAAGCCGCAATCTTTCCACGCTCTCCGCTGCAGGGCAACGCATCCGCATTCACGGTGACTATCACCTTGGGCAGACTCTTCGTACCCACGCAGAAGGTGAATCGCTCGAGTCGGATGGTGACTTTGTTCTGCTGGACTTTGAGGGAGAGCCTGCGCGCCCCCTCTCGCAGCGTCGCCGCAAGCAGTCTCCCCTGAAAGATGTGGCGGGCATGCTCCGCTCATTCTCCTATGTTGCGTTCGCGGGGCTGAAGGAGTTCCAAGCGACTAATCCTGGAACCTCCCAAACAGACGCTGTAAATTTGAGTAACTGGGCCCGGGCGTGGCAGGACTCTGCATCTGCGGCGTTTCTTCAAGCTTATCGGGAGACCATTGCAAAGCGCCCGGAGCTTCTCCCGAACCCCTCGGAGACGCAATCGTTGCTTGACGCATATGTGTTGGAAAAAGCTTTTTATGAATTGATGTATGAACTCAACAACCGTCCAGCATGGATACACATCCCAATTACAGGTATCCTATCTTTGTGCAAATGA
- a CDS encoding pilus assembly protein TadG-related protein, whose amino-acid sequence MKTYLTTTDESGSILVISALCLLMFLTILGFAVDFGHFLLIKRNMQNAADAAALAAALEARTCNGTNVCAAMQSAAQNAVSENGLTASTTLTNCSGTVGSGMTLTLNNPPCAVGTDPNLNKTNYAEVILSQQVPTYFAGLMGLKSVLVKTRAEAGRGLGSGPCIYALNPTGPAITIIAGVIVRSRCAVVDESTSSDALTCVIGAFMYAPRISVSGGSSGLLCLASSTPQTYVPAPNPADPLAYLPAPSNAGAACGTSTSSPYSGSSSAVNVLLGGNVTFNPGVYCGGISITAALASNIKFNPGTYILKDGPGLLGITSGGLNITLNELSSITGNGVTFYNEGTQGSINVIEPVSGGSLLSLSNVSLSAPTSGTYAGILFFQAHGSTSTGVFIANLINNSKLEGAIYLPDADVSYGVSALSSSYNILVAKDIHLNVAIASAFGNDYSSLAGGSPLNGNNVFLVQ is encoded by the coding sequence ATGAAAACATACCTCACAACAACCGATGAAAGCGGCTCGATCCTGGTGATATCCGCGCTCTGCCTGCTCATGTTTCTCACGATTCTTGGATTCGCTGTGGACTTCGGACACTTTCTGCTCATTAAAAGAAACATGCAAAATGCTGCTGACGCGGCTGCACTGGCGGCGGCCTTAGAGGCGAGGACTTGCAATGGAACGAACGTCTGCGCCGCCATGCAAAGTGCAGCACAGAACGCAGTAAGTGAGAACGGCCTCACGGCTTCGACCACTTTGACAAATTGCTCCGGAACGGTCGGTTCTGGCATGACCTTAACGCTGAACAACCCACCCTGCGCGGTGGGTACAGATCCAAATCTAAATAAGACCAATTACGCCGAGGTGATCCTTTCACAACAGGTTCCTACCTATTTTGCAGGCCTGATGGGACTTAAGTCGGTATTGGTAAAGACGCGTGCGGAGGCCGGCCGGGGATTAGGCAGTGGTCCCTGTATCTATGCACTCAATCCGACAGGCCCAGCTATAACGATCATTGCCGGAGTGATTGTAAGATCGCGCTGTGCCGTCGTTGACGAATCGACTTCATCAGATGCACTTACGTGCGTCATCGGCGCATTTATGTATGCGCCAAGAATTAGTGTGTCGGGCGGATCTTCAGGGCTTTTGTGTCTTGCATCCTCAACGCCGCAGACTTATGTTCCTGCTCCGAATCCGGCCGATCCCCTGGCCTACCTTCCAGCACCTTCGAATGCTGGTGCAGCGTGCGGCACGAGCACCTCCTCGCCCTATTCCGGATCTTCTTCTGCAGTCAACGTTCTACTCGGCGGCAATGTCACGTTCAATCCAGGCGTGTATTGCGGCGGAATCTCCATCACAGCGGCACTCGCCTCAAACATCAAATTCAATCCTGGAACCTACATCCTCAAAGATGGCCCAGGGCTGCTGGGAATCACTTCAGGAGGATTGAATATCACGTTAAATGAGCTTTCTTCAATTACAGGAAACGGTGTGACCTTCTATAACGAAGGCACTCAAGGCAGCATCAACGTCATCGAACCGGTGTCGGGTGGCTCATTACTTAGTCTGAGTAACGTGTCCTTGTCCGCTCCAACTTCCGGAACCTACGCTGGCATTCTATTCTTTCAGGCGCATGGGTCAACGTCGACAGGCGTCTTTATCGCAAATCTGATCAATAACAGTAAGCTGGAAGGAGCGATCTATCTTCCCGACGCGGATGTAAGTTACGGCGTAAGCGCTTTATCGTCTTCCTACAACATACTAGTAGCCAAAGATATCCATCTGAACGTGGCAATCGCAAGCGCCTTTGGGAATGACTATTCGTCATTGGCGGGAGGGTCGCCGCTCAATGGAAACAACGTTTTTCTTGTTCAATAG
- a CDS encoding TadE family protein — MRWNVSRSPYSDTEGSSFVELAFVLPVFFLMFVPAVDIGRALYAYIEVASAAQAGAAYGLQNPSDASGMQNAAIAGTANLPGVTSTATYGCECSDGTSQMASCSSTPSCSYNYVNYVDVVASSTYVPIFKYPGLPSSMNISKEVRLRVGSD; from the coding sequence ATGCGCTGGAATGTAAGTCGATCGCCGTATTCCGACACGGAAGGTTCAAGCTTTGTTGAACTCGCATTCGTGCTTCCCGTCTTTTTCTTGATGTTTGTGCCGGCAGTTGATATAGGGCGAGCACTTTATGCATACATTGAAGTTGCATCGGCGGCACAAGCGGGTGCTGCATATGGGCTTCAGAATCCGAGCGACGCTTCGGGAATGCAGAACGCGGCGATCGCTGGCACTGCAAATTTGCCCGGCGTCACATCAACGGCGACCTACGGATGCGAATGCTCCGATGGAACGTCACAGATGGCATCGTGTAGTTCCACACCATCCTGCTCCTATAACTATGTGAACTATGTAGATGTGGTTGCCAGCTCCACTTATGTTCCTATCTTCAAGTATCCCGGATTACCTTCATCGATGAATATTTCGAAGGAAGTCCGCCTGCGCGTGGGAAGCGACTAA
- the glgA gene encoding glycogen synthase, translated as MRVGIFTREYPPLVYGGAGVHVDYLSRELAREIEVEVHCWGPQHSDGSNLHVRGAEPWAEISNGTDGKFKGALEAFSLNLTQIKALEGIDIVHTHTWYVSMAGFLAKKLYGVPFVLTTHSLEPLRAWKAEQLGSGYAMSSWMERTAILDADAVIAVSQGTKADIQKAYPDVDPNRIHVIYNGIDLAEYQKTSETKALTDHGVDPAVPYVLFVGRITRQKGVTHLVDAIRYLPAETQIVLCAGAPDTPEIATELREKVDVARKDHPRIVWIEKMVTRQETIQLYSHARVFCCPSVYEPFGIINLEAMACRAPVVASATGGIKEVVVDDKTGYLVPFDQDPVTSFPRDPEKFAKDLAKRINELLKDPEKCKRFGDAGRQRVEDIFSWTAIAHQTIDLYKRLIEQKKDTK; from the coding sequence ATGCGCGTCGGCATTTTCACACGTGAGTATCCGCCACTGGTCTACGGGGGAGCGGGCGTTCACGTCGACTACCTGAGCCGGGAGCTGGCCAGGGAGATCGAGGTCGAGGTGCACTGCTGGGGGCCACAACACTCAGATGGCAGCAACTTGCACGTGCGCGGGGCCGAGCCCTGGGCTGAAATCTCCAATGGCACGGACGGGAAATTCAAAGGCGCTCTCGAGGCCTTCAGTCTCAATTTGACGCAGATCAAGGCTCTCGAAGGGATCGATATTGTCCACACGCACACGTGGTACGTATCGATGGCGGGATTTCTGGCGAAGAAGCTGTATGGAGTTCCTTTTGTCCTGACGACACATTCGCTTGAGCCGCTGCGCGCATGGAAGGCCGAGCAGCTGGGCAGCGGTTATGCGATGAGTTCGTGGATGGAGCGGACCGCCATTCTGGATGCAGACGCGGTGATCGCAGTCTCGCAGGGAACCAAAGCTGATATTCAAAAGGCGTATCCCGACGTCGATCCCAACCGTATTCACGTCATCTATAACGGCATCGATCTGGCAGAGTATCAGAAGACCAGCGAGACCAAGGCACTGACAGATCACGGCGTCGATCCTGCTGTGCCGTATGTTCTTTTCGTAGGGCGAATCACGCGACAGAAGGGCGTTACCCACCTGGTGGATGCAATTCGCTACTTGCCGGCCGAGACGCAGATCGTGCTCTGCGCGGGTGCTCCCGATACTCCGGAGATTGCGACTGAGCTTCGCGAGAAAGTGGACGTGGCGCGCAAGGATCATCCGCGAATTGTCTGGATTGAAAAGATGGTGACCCGGCAGGAAACCATCCAGCTTTACAGCCATGCGCGCGTGTTCTGCTGCCCTTCGGTTTACGAGCCGTTCGGCATCATCAACCTTGAGGCAATGGCGTGTCGTGCTCCCGTAGTTGCCAGCGCGACAGGCGGCATCAAAGAGGTAGTTGTCGATGACAAAACGGGATACCTGGTTCCGTTCGATCAGGATCCCGTAACCAGCTTTCCGCGCGATCCCGAGAAGTTTGCAAAGGATCTTGCGAAGCGCATCAACGAGCTGTTGAAGGATCCGGAAAAGTGCAAGCGCTTTGGCGATGCAGGCAGGCAGCGCGTTGAAGACATATTCAGTTGGACGGCGATTGCGCATCAGACTATTGATTTGTACAAGCGGCTGATTGAGCAGAAGAAAGACACGAAGTAA
- a CDS encoding TadE family protein, whose translation MIGKFLQNRSEQTVRFPAALFEIAKEDCGSESVEFALSFSLWIGAAFLIMYGSFALYAAHFVANAAEEACRYAMVRGSSWNGASCSANALDCTATSDDISSYVKSALPPGMSSANLSVSSSWPGTTASGDTCDTEDGVNSPNCIVKVTVTYQFTFPVPFFTQNTLPLKSTSIVTISQ comes from the coding sequence ATGATTGGCAAGTTTCTGCAGAACCGTTCAGAGCAGACTGTGCGCTTCCCTGCGGCGCTGTTTGAGATTGCCAAGGAAGATTGCGGAAGCGAGTCCGTCGAATTTGCTCTCAGCTTCTCCTTGTGGATAGGAGCCGCGTTTTTGATTATGTACGGATCTTTCGCGCTATATGCGGCACACTTCGTGGCCAATGCAGCCGAGGAGGCCTGTCGATACGCGATGGTACGTGGATCAAGTTGGAATGGCGCCTCGTGCTCTGCCAATGCGCTCGATTGCACAGCGACTAGCGACGATATTTCCAGCTATGTGAAAAGCGCGCTTCCGCCGGGGATGTCCTCAGCAAATCTTTCGGTATCGTCATCGTGGCCGGGAACAACTGCTTCCGGAGATACTTGTGATACAGAAGACGGTGTGAACAGTCCCAACTGTATTGTGAAGGTCACCGTTACTTACCAGTTCACTTTTCCGGTGCCCTTCTTTACTCAGAACACGCTCCCTTTGAAAAGCACTTCCATCGTGACGATTTCTCAGTGA